Below is a genomic region from Deinococcus koreensis.
GAACTGTCAGAGCGTTGCACGAGGCGGATCATTAAGTTCGGGACACGCCCGGAGGGCCGACCATGCTCACCACCCTGTTCCTGAATTTCTGTGTGCTGGCCACCTGCAGCTATCTGCTCAGCCTGACCTACCGGAGCTGGCCCACCGAGCGCTCGGGGCTCTGGTACGTGCTGCGGCTCGCGGCCCTGGCGACCATCGGCATCCTGCTGATGTCCTTCCCGGCGGCCCTGGCCCCCGGCGTGATCGCCGACCTGCGCGCGGTGCCCTTCGTGTTCGCCCTGCTGCGCTACGGGCCGGTGGCCGCCGTGGGGGTCGCCCTGCCCATGGCGCTGTACCGGCTGGAACTGGGCGGGCCGGGCGCGCTGGTGTCCCTGATCAGTTTCGGCGCCATGTGGCTGGTCGGCACGGCGGCGTGGTTCTGGCTGCGAAGCCGCGCCCAGAGGTCAGTGCCGCGCCCCCCTCAGGCGCCGTGGGGCGAGTCGCTGCGGCAGCGACTGACCAGCCGGGTCGCCCTGCGCCGGGGGCTGGCAACCCTGTTCACCCTGGCTCCCAATGGGGTGGCGCTGCTGCTGCTGCCCGGCGGTCAGGGCCTGTTCAGCCGCGCCTACTTCCCGGTGCTGGCCCTGGGCCTCTTCGGTTCGGCCATCCTGAGTTCCATCGTGTCCGGCCGTATCCGACACCTGCAGGTCATGCAGCGCTGGCAGACCCAGGCCCTGCTCGACCCCCTGACCGGCATCGCCAACCGCCGGCAGTTCGACCACGACCTGCTGTCGCTGGCCCCCGACGACGCGGTGGTGCTGATCGACATCGACCATTTCAAGCGGGTCAACGACACCCACGGCCACGCGGTGGGCGATCTGGTGCTGCGCGACGTGGCGCAGACCCTGTACGGCCAGCTGCGGAGCCACGACCAGGCCTACCGCATAGGCGGCGAGGAATTCGCGGTGATCCTGCGCGGCGTCACCGAGGAGCACGGCCGGGGCGTGGCCGAGCGGCTGCGGCGCACCGTGGCAGGCCGCCCCATGGCGGGCGAGCACATTACGGTCAGCCTGGGGGTCAGCCTGGTGGGGGAGAGCGCCGCCCAGGACGTGCTGGAGCAGGTCGATGTGGCCCTCTACCGCGCCAAGCAGCGCGGGCGCAACCGCACCTGCGTCTGGAAGGCCGGGCAGCTGACCCTGCTGGAAACGGCCCGGACACTGGCCGGCTCGGGCTGAGCCAGGGCGGGACGGCGTCTGCTCATACGGATTCCGAATGCCATCCGTTCTGTTTTCGGAATCAATCCGGGGCGGAGGGAGAAGGAAAAGATACGGATTTCGCGGTATGGACTCGTCGAGCTCCGCAGGAGAGGAACATCCGGCGCTTTCCCGGATGTTACGGAATGGAGCGGCAGTCCGTATCAGGTCTCCAGATCGGTGCGGGCCCGCTCCCAGTCGCTGACCCGGCTGATCTCCCCCACGTCCTCCGGGCTCAGGGTCACGTCCAGCGTGCCCAGCAGTTCCTGAAGCTGTTCCACCGTGTTCGCCCCGATGATCGGCGCGGTCAGGGCGGGCTGCTCCAGCATCCAGGCCAGGGCGACCTGCGCGGGCCGGGCACCGTGGCGTCCGGCCACCGTTTCCAGGGTCTCCACCACGTCGAAGGTGCGGTCGCTGAAGCGCCGCGCTGCGTTCTCGTCGGCGCGCACGGACTCCGGCAGGGGCTGGCCGCGCCGGTACTTGCCGGTCAGCACACCGCCGCCCAGGGGGCTCCAGGGAATCACGCCCAGGCCGTATTCCACGCACACCTTCTGCAGCTCGCGCTCGAAGTTCGCGCGGGTGGGCGAGAGCAGGCTGTACTCCGGCTGGATGCTCACGAAACTCTCCAGGCCGCGCCGGTCGCTCTCCCACAGGGCCTGCATCAGTCGCCACGCGCTGTAGTTGCTGCAGCCGATATACCGCACGTAGCCGCGCTGCACCAGTTCCGTGAAGGCCGCGAGCGTCTCCTCGATGGGCGTCTGGTTGTCGATCCAGTGGGCCTGATACAGATCGATGTGGTCGGTCTGCAGCCGCCGCAGGCTGTCCTCGCAGGCCCGCAGGATCCAGCGCCGCGAGAGCCCCTCGCGCTGGTGGATGGTCGAGCGGCCCTGCGCGCCCCCCTCGCCCATGGCGCCGCGCACCTTGGTGGCGATCACCATGTCGTCGCGGTTACCGCGCGCCTTCATCCAGCGGCCCATGATCTCCTCGGACACGCCGCCGGGATTGCCCGGTGTCCACATGGTGTAGATGTCGGCGGTGTCCAGAAAGTTGCCGCCGGCCGCCGCGTAGGTGTCCATGAGTTCGAAGGCCCTGGCCTCGTCGGCCGTCCAGCCGAACTGCATGGTGCCCAGGCCGATGGGGAAGAGGTGCAGGCCGCTGCGGCCCAGCTTGCGGTACGTGGTCATGGGAACCTCCGGTGGAACAAGGGGGACGCGGGCTGCGGCCTGCATGATGCTACGGGATTTACAGAGGAAGGCGGCCCGGTCGTGGATGACCGGGCCGCCTTTTCGAACGTTCCGGTGCCTTATTCCACCGTCACGCTCTTCGCCAGGTTGCGGGGTTTATCGACGTCCTTGCCAAGCGCCGTGGCCGTGAAGTACGCCAGGAGCTGCATGGCGACCGCGTTCACCACCGGGCTCACCATCTCGTGGGCGCGCGGCAGGTAGATCACGTCGTCGCCGTGGCGGGCGTTCTCGGTGTCGCCGTCCGAGAGGAAGAGGATCACCTTGCCGGCGCGGGCGCGCACTTCCTGCACGTTGCTGATGGTCTTTTCCAGCAGGCGGCTCTCGGTGGCGATCACCGCGACGGGCAGCTGGTCGTCGATCAGGGCGATCGGGCCGTGCTTCATCTCGCCGGCCGCGTAGGCCTCAGCGTGGATGTAGGAGATCTCCTTGAGCTTCAGCGCGCCCTCGTAGGCGGTCGGGCTGTTCACGCCGCGCCCCAGGAACAGGTAGTCGCGGGCGTGGGCGTACTTCTCGGCGACCTCCTTGATGCGCGCCACGCGCTCGGGCGCCAGCGCCTCCTCGACCAGCCGGGGCAGGGCGCGGGCGGCGTGCAGCAGTTCGGCGCCCTCCTGCGGGCTCAGCGTGCCGCGCGCCCGGCCCAGCCACAGCGCCAGCATGACGAAGGCGCTGACCATCGAGGTATACGCCTTGGTGCTCGCCACGCCGATCTCGGGGCCGGCGTGGATGTACAGCGTGTCGTCCAGCTCGCGGGTCATCGAGGAGCCCTTGGCGTTGATCACGCCCAGGGTCTTGGCGCCGAACTTCTTGGCCTCGCGCAGCGCTTCCAGGGTGTCGATGGTCTCGCCGCTCTGGCTGACCACGATGGCCAGGGTGTGCTCGCTGACCAGCGGGTTGCGGTAGCGGTACTCGCTGGCCACGTCCACCTCGACCGGGATACGGGCCAGCTGCTCGATCAGGTATTCGCCGACCAGTCCGGCGTAGAAGGCCGTGCCGCAGGCGATGATCGAGATGCGCTTGAAGCTGGCCGGATCGAGGTCGATATCCAGGTTCACCTCGCCGGTGTCGTCGTGCAGGCGGCCGATCAGGGTGTTCGTCAGGGCCTGGGGCTGCTCGTAGATCTCCTTGAGCATGTAGGTGTCGAAGCCGCCCTTCTCGGCCGCCTCGGCGTCCCACTCGATGTGCTCGATGGTGCGCTGCTGCGCGTTGCCCGCCAGGTCGGTGACCCGGAAGCCGTCGTCGTGCAGCACGACCATGTCGCCGTCGTGCAGGAAGACCATGTTGCGGGTGTAGGCCAGCAGGGCGGGCACGTCCGAGGCCAGGAACATCTCGCCCTCGCCCACGCCCATCACCAGGGGGCTGACCGTGCGGGCCGCGACGATCTCGCGGTGATCCACATGGGTCACGACAATCCCGTAGGCGCCGCGCACCTGCCCCAGCGCCGTGCGGACGGCCGCTTCCAGATCGCCGCTGTAGGCTTCCTCGATCAGGTGGGCCAGCACCTCAGAGTCGGTCTCGGACTTGAACTGGTGGCCGCGCGCTTGCAGGCCCTCCTTGAGCTTGAGGTAGTTCTCGATGATGCCGTTGTGGATGATCACGATCCGCCCGTCCTCGGTAGCGTGCGGGTGGGCGTTGGTGTCGTTGGGCAGGCCGTGGGTGGCCCAGCGCGTGTGCCCGATCCCCAGCGTGCCGCCCATGGGCTGGCCCTCGAGCAGCGTGCTCAGGTTGGCGAGCTTGCCCGCCTTCTTCCTCACGTCGATCTGGCCCCCACTGTTGATGGCGATGCCCGCGCTGTCATAGCCGCGGTATTCCAGTTTGGCGAGTCCGGAGATGAGGACGTCCTGCGCCTGCCGTGGGCCGATGTATCCGACGATTCCGCACATGGTTGCTCCAGCCCGCGCCGCGCCCCCGGGCTCCGGCAGCGCGGGGCTGTCCGGCCTGGGGGGCGGTCGCGGGAGGTGTCTGTGATGTCATCGTATCCGGCCTTATCTCCGTGTTGCCACGGGGCTTATCGCTGGATTTCCCACACCCGCCTGATCTGGCTGCCAGAACCTGCGGGCGTGTCGGGTAGGCGTCGATGCTCGCCTGGAGGCATCCGCAGAATGCTCGCTGACCTCCACCTCGTCTCCCCAGTGCGGCCTGTCGCCGCGCCTGGGGCCTTGCGCTGCCCTGTTTGTGTGAACCGGACACCAACGGTTCACCCGGCAGCATAGCACCCCCCGGAGCCTCAGGTGAGCACGATACTCAAGGAATGTTCAAGATCAGGTCATCCGGCGGCGCTCAGACGCCCTGTCCAGGCCCCTGGCCCTTGATAGGATGGGCGCCGGACGCCCGATCCGGGCGGGCCCGCCCCGGCGTGCTGGAGCGGCCGACACCGCCTGACCGGGCGTTCACTGTCAGCGTCCAAGAGGATCACACCCATGCCCACGTACCTGTATAAAAACATCGAAACCGGCGAAATCTACGAACTGCGGCAGAGTATGCGCGACGACGCCTACGCCGCCCACCCCGAGACCGGCGTGCCGGTCAAGCGCATCCTGGCGCGTCCTGGCATCGCCTTCAAGGGCAGCGGCTTCTACGTCAACGATTCCCGCTCTGGCGGCGAGGGCGCGGCGGGCAGCTCCTCCAAGGACTCTGCTTCCAGAGAGTCCAAGGGGGCAGCCCCCACTTCAGCCCAGTC
It encodes:
- a CDS encoding GGDEF domain-containing protein; translation: MLTTLFLNFCVLATCSYLLSLTYRSWPTERSGLWYVLRLAALATIGILLMSFPAALAPGVIADLRAVPFVFALLRYGPVAAVGVALPMALYRLELGGPGALVSLISFGAMWLVGTAAWFWLRSRAQRSVPRPPQAPWGESLRQRLTSRVALRRGLATLFTLAPNGVALLLLPGGQGLFSRAYFPVLALGLFGSAILSSIVSGRIRHLQVMQRWQTQALLDPLTGIANRRQFDHDLLSLAPDDAVVLIDIDHFKRVNDTHGHAVGDLVLRDVAQTLYGQLRSHDQAYRIGGEEFAVILRGVTEEHGRGVAERLRRTVAGRPMAGEHITVSLGVSLVGESAAQDVLEQVDVALYRAKQRGRNRTCVWKAGQLTLLETARTLAGSG
- a CDS encoding aldo/keto reductase, whose product is MTTYRKLGRSGLHLFPIGLGTMQFGWTADEARAFELMDTYAAAGGNFLDTADIYTMWTPGNPGGVSEEIMGRWMKARGNRDDMVIATKVRGAMGEGGAQGRSTIHQREGLSRRWILRACEDSLRRLQTDHIDLYQAHWIDNQTPIEETLAAFTELVQRGYVRYIGCSNYSAWRLMQALWESDRRGLESFVSIQPEYSLLSPTRANFERELQKVCVEYGLGVIPWSPLGGGVLTGKYRRGQPLPESVRADENAARRFSDRTFDVVETLETVAGRHGARPAQVALAWMLEQPALTAPIIGANTVEQLQELLGTLDVTLSPEDVGEISRVSDWERARTDLET
- the glmS gene encoding glutamine--fructose-6-phosphate transaminase (isomerizing) gives rise to the protein MCGIVGYIGPRQAQDVLISGLAKLEYRGYDSAGIAINSGGQIDVRKKAGKLANLSTLLEGQPMGGTLGIGHTRWATHGLPNDTNAHPHATEDGRIVIIHNGIIENYLKLKEGLQARGHQFKSETDSEVLAHLIEEAYSGDLEAAVRTALGQVRGAYGIVVTHVDHREIVAARTVSPLVMGVGEGEMFLASDVPALLAYTRNMVFLHDGDMVVLHDDGFRVTDLAGNAQQRTIEHIEWDAEAAEKGGFDTYMLKEIYEQPQALTNTLIGRLHDDTGEVNLDIDLDPASFKRISIIACGTAFYAGLVGEYLIEQLARIPVEVDVASEYRYRNPLVSEHTLAIVVSQSGETIDTLEALREAKKFGAKTLGVINAKGSSMTRELDDTLYIHAGPEIGVASTKAYTSMVSAFVMLALWLGRARGTLSPQEGAELLHAARALPRLVEEALAPERVARIKEVAEKYAHARDYLFLGRGVNSPTAYEGALKLKEISYIHAEAYAAGEMKHGPIALIDDQLPVAVIATESRLLEKTISNVQEVRARAGKVILFLSDGDTENARHGDDVIYLPRAHEMVSPVVNAVAMQLLAYFTATALGKDVDKPRNLAKSVTVE